Proteins from one Thermoanaerobacterales bacterium genomic window:
- a CDS encoding ATP-binding cassette domain-containing protein — protein sequence MGLLRPTGGSVFYEDRDVFRAGGKEALYLRRKMQIIFQNPQGALNPRMRIGEILTEPLLVHRLVRGRYVRERVAGLLEMVGLGPEFYHRYPWEMSGGQNQRVAIARALSLEPSLLVLDEPTSALDVSVQAQVFQLLKKTQQEMRLAYLLISHDLDVVFRVADEVAVMHRGRILEQGSASAVATSPRHPYTIRLLSARIAL from the coding sequence GTGGGCCTCCTGCGCCCCACCGGCGGCAGCGTTTTCTACGAGGACCGGGATGTTTTTAGAGCCGGCGGGAAGGAAGCCCTTTATCTGCGACGGAAGATGCAGATCATTTTTCAGAACCCCCAGGGAGCGCTCAATCCCCGGATGCGGATCGGCGAGATCCTGACCGAGCCGCTGTTGGTGCATCGTTTGGTGCGGGGACGGTACGTGAGAGAGCGCGTGGCCGGTCTGCTGGAGATGGTCGGCCTCGGGCCGGAGTTCTATCACCGTTACCCCTGGGAAATGAGCGGTGGCCAGAACCAGCGGGTGGCCATCGCCCGGGCGCTAAGCCTTGAACCGTCCCTTCTCGTACTGGATGAGCCCACCTCGGCCCTGGATGTGTCCGTGCAGGCACAGGTCTTCCAACTCCTGAAGAAAACCCAACAAGAAATGAGACTGGCGTATCTGCTTATTTCCCACGACCTGGATGTGGTTTTCCGGGTGGCCGACGAGGTAGCGGTGATGCACCGGGGTCGCATTCTGGAACAGGGGTCCGCCTCGGCAGTGGCGACCAGTCCCCGTCATCCATATACCATCCGCCTTTTGTCCGCCAGGATAGCATTGTAG